One region of Pagrus major chromosome 5, Pma_NU_1.0 genomic DNA includes:
- the egflam gene encoding pikachurin isoform X1 — MESTCKERSLLYLLLFAICTASVCFCARRSNARRSGKYRLSPPLDIQLDTVNCTAFSVRWKMPRRHVSTITGYKVFYTEMKSGRPVGAASLMEVPLSLDMLTTGQFDGQASFDVDVANLKVNTKYRVSVGAYGWAGEGRPSMPRDISTASHEMCMPPSPPTQPVVMAVSDTELALSWQQGESEGSSPVLHFLVAYIRPEMDTEWTYIREPIESNSMVLKGLLPETEYQFVIRAVNAHGASPPSHINNPVRTLAAVRYRGDTFHYVLQRPEYRLTGASEVGSGDYGRYITDSRIKDEDGFDVDDSDYDIFIEELKPFPGINQDNRKSQLRSRSGPPSGRNVVYRMNTIAPPNVTAPPASSSTTTSSIFPDFTDLIFATISERSTTGYSSTTAPLSTTSFTLPTTTTTPTMSPWKGEVPRVYDLTCDDTVCPPDSFCLSDYDSGGSRCHCNLGRRGDTCTEVVAVNFPRFYGHSHMTFEPLKNSYQTFQVTLEFKADSEDGLLLYCGENEHGRGDFTSVALVRGKLHYRFNCGTGAAQIVSESRIVVGQWHTVTVFRDGMSGWLRMDNDTPISGRSQGQYTKITFRSPLYVGGSPSAYWLVRATGANRGFIGCIQSLTINNKATDIRPWPLGRALSGADIGECSDNVCDLVSCANGGACFANRADGFICLCPLGFRGTLCEESFSLSSPLFNETAFSYAVIQWPQSSQSYLSFMEFELTFRPLMPDGTLLYSDDAGSGDFLAISLVDRYVEFRFDCGSGGATIRSEEQISLDTWHELRVSRTAKSGILQVDSQRPIEGIAEGAFTQINCSSPLYIGGVPEYDKTKKTAGVIKPFTGIIQKLILNDRTIPITSGSASGVNVANSAHPCVESPCANGGSCRPKWDGYECDCPLGYDGRHCQKECGNYCLNTVTEAIEIPQFIGRSYLTYDNRDIVKRVSGSRTSLFMRFKSTAKDGLLLWRGDSPMRPNSDFLSMGLQDGALIFSYNLGSGPVNIAVNGTFTDGKWHRVKAVRDGQSGKLTVDDYGAKTGRSPGKMRQLNINGPLYVGGMKEIALHTNRQYIGGLVGCVSHFTLSTDYHLALVEDAADGKNINTCTN, encoded by the exons atggaatCTACATGTAAAGAAAGGAGTCTTCTGTACTTACTTCTCTTTGCAATATGCACAGCCAGCGTTTGCTTTTGTGCAAGAAGATCAAACGCTCGGAGATCTGGTAA AT ATCGTCTGAGTCCTCCATTAGACATCCAGCTGGACACAGTCAACTGCACCGCCTTCAGTGTACGATGGAAGATGCCCCGACGACATGTGAGCACCATCACTGGATACAAG GTCTTCTATACGGAGATGAAGAGCGGTCGTCCCGTGGGTGCAGCCTCTTTGATGGAGGTGCCTCTCAGTTTGGACATGCTGACCACT GGGCAATTCGACGGACAAGCGAGCTTT GATGTGGACGTCGCTAACCTAAAGGTGAACACTAAGTACAGAGTTAGCGTTGGAGCGTATGGTTGGGCAGGAGAGGGTAGACCCAGCATGCCCAGAGACATCAGCACTGCTTCACATG AAATGTGCATGCCCCCATCCCCCCCCACTCAGCCGGTTGTCATGGCTGTGTCAGACACAGAGCTGGCGTTGTCATGGCAGCAAGGAGAGAGCGAGGGAAGCTCACCTGTCCTTCACTTCCTGGTGGCCTACATCAG GCCGGAGATGGACACAGAGTGGACGTATATCCGTGAGCCCATAGAGTCTAACTCCATGGTTTTGAAGGGGCTGTTACCAGAAACAGAGTACCAGTTCGTAATCAGAGCGGTCAACGCGCACGGAGCTAGCCCACCCAGCCACATCAACAACCCCGTGCGCACTCTGG CTGCCGTTCGTTATCGAGGAGACACGTTTCATTACGTGCTGCAGCGGCCTGAGTACAGACTAACAG GTGCATCAGAAGTTGGCAGTGGTGATTATGGACGTTACATCACAGACTCAAGGATCAAAGATGAAGACGGCTTTGACGTTGATGACTCTGATTATGATATCTTCattgaagag TTGAAGCCATTCCCAGGTATCAATCAGGACAACAGGAAGTCTCAGCTCCGTTCACGGTCCGGTCCGCCGTCCGGTCGAAACGTCGTATACCGTATGAACACCATCGCTCCTCCCAACGTCACTgctcctccagcttcctcctccaccaccacctcgtCCATCTTCCCAGACTTCACAGATCTGATTTTCGCAACCATCTCAGAGCGCAGTACCACTGGTTACAGCTCGACTACTGCCCCACTCAGCACCACCAG CTTCACTCTgcctaccaccaccaccaccccgaCCATGTCCCCCTGGAAAGGCGAGGTACCTCGTGTGTACGACCTGACCTGCGATGACACCGTGTGCCCCCCCGACAGCTTCTGTCTCAGTGATTACGACAGCGGAGGCTCCCGCTGCCACTGTAACCTCGGGCGGAGAGGGGACACCTGCACAGAGG TGGTAGCGGTGAACTTTCCCAGGTTCTACGGCCACTCTCACATGACCTTTGAACCCTTGAAGAACTCTTACCAGACATTTCAGGTCACTTTGGAGTTCAAG GCGGACTCCGAGGACGGCTTGTTACTCTACTGTGGAGAAAATGAACACGGCCGTGGAGACTTTACCTCTGTGGCTCTGGTGCGAGGCAAGCTGCACTACAG GTTTAACTGTGGTACAGGAGCAGCTCAGATAGTCAGCGAGAGTCGTATCGTTGTTGGTCAGTGGCACACGGTCACCGTCTTCAGAGACGGCATGAGTGGCTGGCTACGCATGGACAACGACACCCCCATATCTGGACGCTCACAG GGTCAGTACACTAAGATCACTTTCCGTTCCCCGCTGTATGTGGGCGGATCCCCAAGTGCTTACTGGCTGGTCAGGGCAACAGGGGCGAATCGTGGCTTCATCGGCTGCATTCAGAGTCTCACCATCAACAACAAGGCCACAGACATCAGACCCTGGCCTCTGGGCAGAGCTCTGAGTGGAGCTGACATAG GCGAGTGCAGCGACAACGTGTGCGACCTGGTCAGCTGTGCTAACGGAGGAGCCTGCTTTGCAAACCGTGCCGATGGCTTCATCTGCCTGTGCCCGCTTGGCTTCAGGGGAACGCTTTGTGAAGAGA GTTTCTCACTGTCCTCACCTCTCTTTAACGAAACTGCGTTTTCATATGCCGTCATCCAATGGCCTCAGTCATCTCAGAGTTATCTGTCCTTTATGGAGTTTGAGCTGACGTTTCGGCCGTTGATGCCCGATGGGACACTGCTGTACAGTGACGATGCAGGCAGCGGAGACTTCCTGGCTATCAGCCTGGTGGACAGATATGTAGAGTTCAGATTTgactgtggctctggaggagctaCAATAAG GAGTGAAGAGCAGATCAGTCTGGACACATGGCACGAGCTGAGGGTGTCCCGCACAGCGAAGAGTGGGATCCTCCAGGTGGACAGCCAGAGGCCTATAGAAGGAATCGCTGAG GGAGCTTTCACTCAGATCAACTGCAGCTCACCTCTTTATATCGGTGGAGTGCCAGAATATGACAAAACCAAGAAGACGGCAGGAGTGATAAAGCCCTTCACTGGAATAATTCAGAAG ctgatACTCAATGACCGCACCATCCCGATAACATCCGGCTCCGCCAGTGGAGTTAATGTGGCCAATTCAGCACACCCATGTGTGGAAAGTCCCTGTGCCAATGGAGGGTCCTGCAGGCCAAAGTGGGATGGTTATGAGTGTGACTGCCCCCTAGGGTATGATGGGAGGCACTGCCAGAAAG AGTGTGGGAATTACTGTTTGAACA ctgTGACAGAAGCCATAGAGATCCCGCAGTTCATTGGCCGAAGTTACCTGACATATGACAACAGAGATATCGTGAAAAG GGTGTCTGGGTCCAGGACCAGTCTTTTCATGCGTTTCAAGAGCACAGCCAAGGACGGCCTGTTGCTATGGCGAGGAGACAGTCCAATGAGACCCaacagtgacttcctgtctaTGGGGCTTCAGGATGGCGCACTAATCTTCAG TTATAACCTGGGCAGTGGTCCGGTTAACATTGCTGTCAATGGAACCTTTACCGATGGGAAGTGGCACCGAGTCAAAGCTGTGAG GGATGGACAGTCCGGGAAGCTGACAGTGGATG
- the egflam gene encoding pikachurin isoform X2 — MESTCKERSLLYLLLFAICTASVCFCARRSNARRSDRLSPPLDIQLDTVNCTAFSVRWKMPRRHVSTITGYKVFYTEMKSGRPVGAASLMEVPLSLDMLTTGQFDGQASFDVDVANLKVNTKYRVSVGAYGWAGEGRPSMPRDISTASHEMCMPPSPPTQPVVMAVSDTELALSWQQGESEGSSPVLHFLVAYIRPEMDTEWTYIREPIESNSMVLKGLLPETEYQFVIRAVNAHGASPPSHINNPVRTLGASEVGSGDYGRYITDSRIKDEDGFDVDDSDYDIFIEELKPFPGINQDNRKSQLRSRSGPPSGRNVVYRMNTIAPPNVTAPPASSSTTTSSIFPDFTDLIFATISERSTTGYSSTTAPLSTTSFTLPTTTTTPTMSPWKGEVPRVYDLTCDDTVCPPDSFCLSDYDSGGSRCHCNLGRRGDTCTEVVAVNFPRFYGHSHMTFEPLKNSYQTFQVTLEFKADSEDGLLLYCGENEHGRGDFTSVALVRGKLHYRFNCGTGAAQIVSESRIVVGQWHTVTVFRDGMSGWLRMDNDTPISGRSQGQYTKITFRSPLYVGGSPSAYWLVRATGANRGFIGCIQSLTINNKATDIRPWPLGRALSGADIGECSDNVCDLVSCANGGACFANRADGFICLCPLGFRGTLCEESFSLSSPLFNETAFSYAVIQWPQSSQSYLSFMEFELTFRPLMPDGTLLYSDDAGSGDFLAISLVDRYVEFRFDCGSGGATIRSEEQISLDTWHELRVSRTAKSGILQVDSQRPIEGIAEGAFTQINCSSPLYIGGVPEYDKTKKTAGVIKPFTGIIQKLILNDRTIPITSGSASGVNVANSAHPCVESPCANGGSCRPKWDGYECDCPLGYDGRHCQKECGNYCLNTVTEAIEIPQFIGRSYLTYDNRDIVKRVSGSRTSLFMRFKSTAKDGLLLWRGDSPMRPNSDFLSMGLQDGALIFSYNLGSGPVNIAVNGTFTDGKWHRVKAVRDGQSGKLTVDDYGAKTGRSPGKMRQLNINGPLYVGGMKEIALHTNRQYIGGLVGCVSHFTLSTDYHLALVEDAADGKNINTCTN, encoded by the exons atggaatCTACATGTAAAGAAAGGAGTCTTCTGTACTTACTTCTCTTTGCAATATGCACAGCCAGCGTTTGCTTTTGTGCAAGAAGATCAAACGCTCGGAGATCTG ATCGTCTGAGTCCTCCATTAGACATCCAGCTGGACACAGTCAACTGCACCGCCTTCAGTGTACGATGGAAGATGCCCCGACGACATGTGAGCACCATCACTGGATACAAG GTCTTCTATACGGAGATGAAGAGCGGTCGTCCCGTGGGTGCAGCCTCTTTGATGGAGGTGCCTCTCAGTTTGGACATGCTGACCACT GGGCAATTCGACGGACAAGCGAGCTTT GATGTGGACGTCGCTAACCTAAAGGTGAACACTAAGTACAGAGTTAGCGTTGGAGCGTATGGTTGGGCAGGAGAGGGTAGACCCAGCATGCCCAGAGACATCAGCACTGCTTCACATG AAATGTGCATGCCCCCATCCCCCCCCACTCAGCCGGTTGTCATGGCTGTGTCAGACACAGAGCTGGCGTTGTCATGGCAGCAAGGAGAGAGCGAGGGAAGCTCACCTGTCCTTCACTTCCTGGTGGCCTACATCAG GCCGGAGATGGACACAGAGTGGACGTATATCCGTGAGCCCATAGAGTCTAACTCCATGGTTTTGAAGGGGCTGTTACCAGAAACAGAGTACCAGTTCGTAATCAGAGCGGTCAACGCGCACGGAGCTAGCCCACCCAGCCACATCAACAACCCCGTGCGCACTCTGG GTGCATCAGAAGTTGGCAGTGGTGATTATGGACGTTACATCACAGACTCAAGGATCAAAGATGAAGACGGCTTTGACGTTGATGACTCTGATTATGATATCTTCattgaagag TTGAAGCCATTCCCAGGTATCAATCAGGACAACAGGAAGTCTCAGCTCCGTTCACGGTCCGGTCCGCCGTCCGGTCGAAACGTCGTATACCGTATGAACACCATCGCTCCTCCCAACGTCACTgctcctccagcttcctcctccaccaccacctcgtCCATCTTCCCAGACTTCACAGATCTGATTTTCGCAACCATCTCAGAGCGCAGTACCACTGGTTACAGCTCGACTACTGCCCCACTCAGCACCACCAG CTTCACTCTgcctaccaccaccaccaccccgaCCATGTCCCCCTGGAAAGGCGAGGTACCTCGTGTGTACGACCTGACCTGCGATGACACCGTGTGCCCCCCCGACAGCTTCTGTCTCAGTGATTACGACAGCGGAGGCTCCCGCTGCCACTGTAACCTCGGGCGGAGAGGGGACACCTGCACAGAGG TGGTAGCGGTGAACTTTCCCAGGTTCTACGGCCACTCTCACATGACCTTTGAACCCTTGAAGAACTCTTACCAGACATTTCAGGTCACTTTGGAGTTCAAG GCGGACTCCGAGGACGGCTTGTTACTCTACTGTGGAGAAAATGAACACGGCCGTGGAGACTTTACCTCTGTGGCTCTGGTGCGAGGCAAGCTGCACTACAG GTTTAACTGTGGTACAGGAGCAGCTCAGATAGTCAGCGAGAGTCGTATCGTTGTTGGTCAGTGGCACACGGTCACCGTCTTCAGAGACGGCATGAGTGGCTGGCTACGCATGGACAACGACACCCCCATATCTGGACGCTCACAG GGTCAGTACACTAAGATCACTTTCCGTTCCCCGCTGTATGTGGGCGGATCCCCAAGTGCTTACTGGCTGGTCAGGGCAACAGGGGCGAATCGTGGCTTCATCGGCTGCATTCAGAGTCTCACCATCAACAACAAGGCCACAGACATCAGACCCTGGCCTCTGGGCAGAGCTCTGAGTGGAGCTGACATAG GCGAGTGCAGCGACAACGTGTGCGACCTGGTCAGCTGTGCTAACGGAGGAGCCTGCTTTGCAAACCGTGCCGATGGCTTCATCTGCCTGTGCCCGCTTGGCTTCAGGGGAACGCTTTGTGAAGAGA GTTTCTCACTGTCCTCACCTCTCTTTAACGAAACTGCGTTTTCATATGCCGTCATCCAATGGCCTCAGTCATCTCAGAGTTATCTGTCCTTTATGGAGTTTGAGCTGACGTTTCGGCCGTTGATGCCCGATGGGACACTGCTGTACAGTGACGATGCAGGCAGCGGAGACTTCCTGGCTATCAGCCTGGTGGACAGATATGTAGAGTTCAGATTTgactgtggctctggaggagctaCAATAAG GAGTGAAGAGCAGATCAGTCTGGACACATGGCACGAGCTGAGGGTGTCCCGCACAGCGAAGAGTGGGATCCTCCAGGTGGACAGCCAGAGGCCTATAGAAGGAATCGCTGAG GGAGCTTTCACTCAGATCAACTGCAGCTCACCTCTTTATATCGGTGGAGTGCCAGAATATGACAAAACCAAGAAGACGGCAGGAGTGATAAAGCCCTTCACTGGAATAATTCAGAAG ctgatACTCAATGACCGCACCATCCCGATAACATCCGGCTCCGCCAGTGGAGTTAATGTGGCCAATTCAGCACACCCATGTGTGGAAAGTCCCTGTGCCAATGGAGGGTCCTGCAGGCCAAAGTGGGATGGTTATGAGTGTGACTGCCCCCTAGGGTATGATGGGAGGCACTGCCAGAAAG AGTGTGGGAATTACTGTTTGAACA ctgTGACAGAAGCCATAGAGATCCCGCAGTTCATTGGCCGAAGTTACCTGACATATGACAACAGAGATATCGTGAAAAG GGTGTCTGGGTCCAGGACCAGTCTTTTCATGCGTTTCAAGAGCACAGCCAAGGACGGCCTGTTGCTATGGCGAGGAGACAGTCCAATGAGACCCaacagtgacttcctgtctaTGGGGCTTCAGGATGGCGCACTAATCTTCAG TTATAACCTGGGCAGTGGTCCGGTTAACATTGCTGTCAATGGAACCTTTACCGATGGGAAGTGGCACCGAGTCAAAGCTGTGAG GGATGGACAGTCCGGGAAGCTGACAGTGGATG